From a region of the Blastopirellula marina genome:
- a CDS encoding glycerol-3-phosphate dehydrogenase/oxidase: MAQNLNPVLILGAGINGAALARELLLNHVPVVLVDHADIASGTTSWSSRLIHGGLRYLEHGEASLVYESLAERERFLSNSPEHVSPLELMIPVKSQFAGLISSAAGFFNLPFLKSTNPSRGSWAIRSGLTMYDFLAGSQNLGSHRRMTEKQWKPIGFDASFVDVFSYYDGQIEFPELYVSTLIHDCQLIADQHGIRFTLRTYRRPKLNGKHFEFENLLDFDAAIDPLEPSALVNASGPSGDETLQELGIRSNRLFGGTRGSHLISHKPALKEALGPRGIYAEAFDGRPVFILPWNGGVLIGTTDIRHEGDPEQATASQEEIAYLLKCVNSVLPGVELKHEDLAQHYSGVRPLPFVPEGSTASIPRGHWLHEHSSTPWPCYTIVGGKLTTCRSLAEHSAKTILKQLGREVVGDSKTRKTYQGDPPQFEPGQRARFILQHLTGVDRGADIQTLAAATITQLHAKTLADVVERRLMLVFDPSLSRSHLSEVADALIADGKLAIDTKQEALDAYTQRLQSRFGKQVLPD; the protein is encoded by the coding sequence ATGGCACAAAATCTCAACCCCGTTCTCATCCTGGGAGCCGGCATCAATGGTGCGGCTCTGGCGCGAGAACTCCTGCTTAATCATGTACCGGTTGTCCTGGTCGACCACGCCGACATTGCCTCAGGCACAACCAGTTGGTCTTCGCGCCTGATTCACGGTGGACTCAGGTATCTCGAGCACGGCGAGGCTTCCCTGGTTTACGAGTCGCTCGCCGAGCGGGAACGCTTTTTGAGCAATTCGCCCGAGCATGTCTCTCCGCTCGAATTGATGATTCCGGTCAAGTCGCAATTCGCAGGACTCATCTCATCGGCTGCGGGATTCTTCAATTTACCATTTCTGAAATCTACCAATCCGTCGCGTGGTTCCTGGGCCATCCGTAGCGGGCTCACCATGTACGACTTTCTGGCCGGAAGCCAGAACCTGGGCTCGCACCGGCGCATGACCGAAAAGCAATGGAAGCCGATCGGTTTCGATGCCAGCTTTGTCGACGTATTCAGTTACTACGATGGGCAGATCGAATTCCCCGAACTGTACGTCTCGACCCTGATTCACGATTGCCAGCTAATCGCCGATCAACACGGTATCCGCTTTACGCTGCGCACTTATCGACGCCCCAAACTGAACGGCAAGCATTTCGAGTTCGAGAACCTTCTCGACTTCGACGCGGCGATCGATCCGCTGGAACCTTCGGCACTTGTCAACGCTTCGGGTCCATCAGGGGATGAAACACTTCAGGAATTAGGCATTCGGTCCAATCGCCTCTTCGGCGGAACGCGTGGGTCACATTTGATCTCGCACAAACCGGCCCTGAAAGAAGCCCTGGGCCCGCGAGGCATCTACGCCGAGGCATTCGACGGCCGACCAGTCTTTATCTTACCGTGGAACGGTGGCGTATTGATCGGCACGACCGACATCCGACACGAAGGCGACCCTGAACAGGCAACCGCCAGCCAGGAAGAAATCGCCTACTTACTGAAGTGCGTTAATTCGGTACTGCCAGGCGTCGAACTTAAGCACGAAGATCTTGCCCAGCATTACAGTGGCGTTCGTCCGCTTCCTTTTGTTCCCGAAGGTTCCACCGCTTCTATCCCGCGCGGCCATTGGCTGCACGAACACAGTTCCACGCCGTGGCCATGCTACACGATCGTCGGGGGCAAGCTGACTACGTGCCGTTCACTGGCCGAACACTCCGCGAAGACAATACTCAAACAACTTGGCCGCGAAGTCGTTGGCGATTCCAAAACTCGCAAGACGTACCAGGGAGATCCTCCCCAGTTCGAGCCAGGGCAGCGTGCTCGGTTTATCTTGCAGCACCTAACCGGCGTCGACCGTGGAGCCGATATCCAAACACTTGCCGCAGCGACGATTACTCAACTTCATGCGAAAACGCTGGCCGATGTTGTCGAACGCCGCTTGATGCTGGTTTTCGATCCTAGTCTTTCGCGTTCGCACCTGAGCGAGGTTGCCGATGCCCTGATTGCCGATGGCAAGCTCGCGATTGACACGAAACAGGAAGCACTGGACGCCTACACCCAAAGATTACAATCGCGTTTCGGAAAGCAGGTCCTTCCTGACTAA
- the glpK gene encoding glycerol kinase GlpK, protein MPQYILAIDQGTTSSRSLLFDHDARIVSVAQEEFRQILPAPGQVEHDPEDIWNSQLNTIHGALGKVALDAVAAIGITNQRETTFVWDKRTGNPIHNAIVWQSRVSSYLCDRLRKEGLEETIRQKTGLVLDAYFSATKLMHLLETIDGARRAAEEGHLLFGTVDCYLVWKLTGGKRHVTDASNASRTMMLNFETLDWDDELLAAYNIPRGMLPEIVDCSGKFAETDPAIFGASIPIAGMAGDQQAASFGQTCFDQGMVKNTYGTGAFALMNIGDKPVLSQNNLLTTVGWKIGDQVSYALEGSIFVAGAVVQWLRDGLGIIECSSEVEPLADTVPDNGGVYFVPAFVGLGAPYWDPNARGTIVGLTRGTTGGHLARAALESMAYQTRDMIEAMQRDAGVPLQVLQVDGGASVNNALMQFQTDLLGTTVRRPKVSETTGLGAAFLAGLAVGFWESQEELRGLWNLDKEFMPATDRSKMDQMYARWKEAVERSRNWERAGE, encoded by the coding sequence ATGCCTCAGTACATACTAGCCATCGACCAAGGCACCACCTCCAGCCGCTCGCTCTTGTTCGATCACGATGCCCGGATTGTTTCGGTCGCCCAAGAAGAGTTCCGCCAGATCCTGCCGGCACCAGGGCAAGTCGAGCACGACCCAGAAGATATCTGGAACAGCCAACTGAACACCATTCATGGGGCACTGGGCAAAGTTGCCTTGGACGCAGTAGCAGCGATCGGCATCACCAATCAGCGAGAAACGACATTCGTTTGGGATAAACGAACTGGCAATCCGATTCACAACGCCATCGTCTGGCAAAGCCGTGTTTCGAGCTACCTTTGCGATCGACTGCGCAAAGAGGGGCTCGAAGAGACGATCCGCCAAAAAACAGGTCTGGTCCTCGATGCCTATTTCTCCGCGACCAAACTAATGCACTTGCTGGAGACCATCGATGGGGCACGCCGGGCGGCAGAAGAAGGGCATCTCCTGTTCGGCACGGTCGACTGTTACCTGGTCTGGAAGCTAACCGGAGGCAAGCGGCACGTAACCGACGCGAGTAACGCATCGCGCACCATGATGCTGAACTTCGAAACGCTCGACTGGGACGATGAACTTCTGGCCGCTTATAATATCCCTCGCGGTATGCTACCTGAGATCGTCGACTGCAGCGGCAAGTTTGCCGAAACGGATCCTGCGATATTCGGAGCATCGATTCCAATTGCCGGCATGGCCGGTGACCAACAGGCCGCTTCCTTCGGTCAGACCTGCTTTGATCAGGGGATGGTGAAAAACACCTACGGGACAGGGGCGTTCGCGCTGATGAATATCGGCGACAAGCCGGTCCTTTCTCAAAACAACCTACTGACCACCGTCGGTTGGAAGATTGGCGACCAGGTAAGCTATGCCCTCGAAGGCTCGATCTTCGTCGCCGGTGCGGTCGTGCAGTGGCTGCGTGATGGACTGGGTATCATCGAGTGTTCGTCCGAAGTGGAACCTTTGGCAGATACTGTTCCCGATAACGGCGGCGTTTATTTTGTACCTGCATTCGTAGGACTAGGGGCACCTTACTGGGACCCAAATGCCCGGGGAACGATTGTCGGCCTCACGCGCGGAACGACGGGAGGCCACTTGGCCAGGGCAGCTCTCGAGTCGATGGCGTATCAAACACGCGACATGATCGAAGCCATGCAACGTGACGCAGGCGTTCCGCTGCAAGTCTTGCAGGTAGACGGCGGTGCCAGTGTGAACAATGCCTTGATGCAGTTTCAAACCGATCTACTGGGAACGACTGTCCGCCGTCCGAAAGTCAGCGAGACGACGGGCCTGGGGGCGGCATTCTTAGCGGGGCTCGCCGTGGGGTTCTGGGAATCGCAAGAAGAACTTCGCGGGCTCTGGAACCTGGACAAAGAATTCATGCCAGCAACCGATCGCAGCAAAATGGATCAGATGTATGCTCGCTGGAAAGAGGCCGTCGAGCGAAGCCGAAACTGGGAAAGAGCAGGGGAGTGA
- a CDS encoding rhomboid family intramembrane serine protease encodes MIFPYSTDAPLYHLPIVTVSMIVINTIIFFSYPLKSEFDLSDISEDQYVEFMQEMRDEGVISEEEYQEAMEEMGDADEVEVETAPADGDLLTLQYGRGLRPWQWITGHFLHADFMHLFGNMVWLWTFGLIVEGKIGWQKFLAVYFGIAVVEGFMEQTLMLGMDPEPWNCSVGASSIIFGIMAMAMIWAPANDVHCNVLLYPTALFSVPVAGLGGFYMMYSVIIAVFFTFNGEAITPTSELLHALGGVVGLVVGIGMLRYGMVDCENWDLFSVWAGRNRMSREELAELTSSSADYQSMAQTHLEKGLGQIRAILKEESSPQLAYRAHLSMTQKYERWYLPDAEFLMIIKQLCDQKLWDDATLAMGEYLKTARSKQDQVRLKLSSVLLDQLGRPSQCLSVLSKVTQSSLGEREKTIYRKLASKASKLKEEGAIDTLEDW; translated from the coding sequence ATGATTTTCCCCTACAGCACTGACGCTCCCCTCTATCACCTGCCGATCGTGACCGTGTCGATGATTGTCATCAACACGATCATCTTCTTCTCGTACCCACTTAAGTCTGAGTTCGACCTCTCGGACATCTCCGAGGATCAGTACGTCGAGTTCATGCAAGAAATGCGTGACGAGGGAGTGATAAGCGAAGAAGAATACCAGGAAGCCATGGAGGAAATGGGCGATGCTGACGAGGTAGAAGTCGAAACGGCACCAGCCGACGGCGACCTGCTCACGCTGCAATATGGCAGGGGCCTGCGTCCCTGGCAGTGGATCACCGGGCACTTTCTGCACGCTGACTTCATGCACCTGTTCGGCAATATGGTCTGGCTGTGGACGTTTGGCCTGATCGTCGAGGGAAAGATTGGTTGGCAGAAATTCCTCGCGGTCTACTTCGGCATTGCCGTCGTGGAAGGCTTCATGGAACAAACGCTCATGCTGGGCATGGATCCTGAACCTTGGAACTGCTCGGTTGGGGCATCGTCGATTATCTTTGGAATCATGGCCATGGCCATGATCTGGGCTCCGGCGAATGATGTTCACTGTAACGTCCTTCTATACCCGACGGCGCTGTTTAGCGTTCCCGTTGCAGGCCTCGGCGGCTTCTACATGATGTACAGTGTGATCATCGCCGTCTTCTTCACCTTCAATGGCGAAGCGATCACACCAACCAGCGAGCTACTACATGCCCTGGGTGGAGTTGTTGGACTTGTCGTGGGTATAGGAATGCTGCGCTACGGCATGGTCGATTGCGAGAACTGGGACCTCTTTTCAGTATGGGCGGGACGCAATCGCATGTCTCGCGAAGAGCTCGCGGAGTTGACGTCATCGTCGGCAGACTACCAATCGATGGCGCAAACGCACTTGGAAAAGGGATTAGGTCAAATCCGGGCAATCTTAAAAGAGGAATCGTCTCCTCAATTAGCCTATCGCGCTCACCTTAGCATGACGCAAAAGTACGAACGCTGGTATCTGCCGGACGCAGAGTTCCTGATGATCATCAAACAGCTTTGCGACCAGAAACTATGGGACGATGCAACGCTGGCCATGGGGGAATACCTGAAAACGGCTCGCAGCAAACAGGATCAGGTACGCTTGAAACTATCGTCCGTCCTACTCGATCAACTGGGACGCCCGAGCCAATGCCTGTCGGTCCTCTCGAAAGTCACACAAAGCTCGCTAGGGGAACGAGAGAAAACGATCTATCGAAAGCTGGCCAGCAAAGCGAGTAAGCTCAAAGAAGAGGGTGCCATCGACACCCTGGAGGACTGGTAA
- a CDS encoding rhomboid family intramembrane serine protease, with amino-acid sequence MFIPCGTDAPLYHVPAMTISLIVINVGIFFAEPIQSAIAPQQGDQQTAIAEWILDAGNHHPNANMLQFGEGIKPWQGVTASFLHANFLHLIGNMLFLFVFGLIVEGKIGWWKFLLVYFGIALVWGLLLQLIAMTFNPGFHATALGASGVIFGLMAIAVIWAPLNNVEVMIVFQRFGNVSHSIEPVDVPVMALAGFYLLFDIVMSIFIVQGRYGFVPYTCVLHATGGLLGGATGLWMLRSKLVDCERYDAFSVWAGHHEKTRDQLNAEELTNDENKLVQQGLQQIRQILDEAENPQMAYRAHVSMAQKYASWHLPEREFLTIIKQLCDQQRDHDALLAMEEYLKANRPKQNQVRLKLALLLTGPMQLPGQALSTLLPIHYDNLSQKEQMLYKKIAAEAKALQAAGVADTCMDDW; translated from the coding sequence ATGTTCATACCCTGCGGAACCGACGCCCCTCTTTACCACGTGCCTGCCATGACGATCTCGCTGATCGTCATTAACGTTGGCATTTTCTTCGCCGAACCGATCCAGTCTGCCATCGCACCCCAGCAAGGGGACCAACAAACGGCAATTGCCGAATGGATACTCGATGCCGGCAACCATCATCCCAACGCGAACATGCTTCAATTCGGCGAAGGCATTAAGCCCTGGCAAGGCGTGACTGCTTCGTTTCTACATGCCAACTTCCTCCACCTGATTGGCAACATGCTGTTCCTGTTTGTCTTCGGCTTGATCGTCGAAGGAAAGATCGGCTGGTGGAAGTTTCTACTTGTCTACTTCGGAATAGCGCTAGTTTGGGGTCTGTTGCTTCAACTAATCGCAATGACCTTCAACCCCGGGTTTCATGCCACGGCCCTCGGGGCATCCGGCGTCATCTTTGGATTGATGGCGATCGCCGTCATCTGGGCTCCGCTGAACAATGTGGAAGTCATGATCGTCTTCCAACGATTTGGTAACGTCTCGCACAGTATTGAACCGGTCGACGTACCGGTAATGGCGTTGGCTGGGTTCTACTTACTGTTCGACATCGTTATGAGCATTTTCATTGTCCAAGGCCGTTATGGATTTGTCCCCTATACCTGCGTACTGCATGCAACCGGCGGCCTGCTGGGAGGCGCGACAGGATTATGGATGCTTCGATCGAAACTCGTAGACTGTGAACGCTACGATGCGTTTTCCGTTTGGGCCGGTCATCACGAGAAAACTCGCGACCAACTCAACGCAGAAGAACTCACCAACGATGAAAATAAGCTGGTCCAACAAGGCCTTCAGCAGATACGTCAAATCCTTGATGAAGCCGAAAACCCGCAAATGGCCTATCGAGCCCATGTCAGCATGGCCCAGAAGTACGCTTCTTGGCATCTGCCAGAACGTGAATTCCTGACGATCATCAAACAATTGTGCGATCAACAACGAGATCACGACGCGCTGCTCGCCATGGAAGAATACCTGAAAGCCAATCGCCCCAAACAGAATCAGGTTCGCTTGAAACTGGCTTTGCTGCTGACTGGCCCAATGCAGTTACCGGGGCAGGCCCTCAGCACGCTATTGCCAATTCATTACGACAATCTGTCGCAGAAAGAGCAGATGCTCTACAAGAAAATTGCCGCCGAGGCCAAAGCCTTACAGGCCGCCGGGGTCGCCGACACTTGCATGGACGATTGGTAA
- a CDS encoding thioredoxin domain-containing protein, with protein sequence MSLIIRTSAIALLLALFQTMVLAEDAVRWAPDLDTAKRVAAAKNQLVLIHFYADNCPPCRRLEANVFSQASFAQSVEQNYIPIKINASEQPAIAKEFGVDRWPQDVVIAPSGQVVYRMISPQEQERYTGILAQVSAKLNPNAAPTAGMIAQAANTTPVAPQAPQQVAPSQPAGSRYSNFPANAAPAQVAPSQPTQQVAPQQPATSRFASMGPSPDQVMPTQAPNQSRFSSNAPTQNVAPSQPPAQQFAQQQPAAAPSAPAPSAPAQQPEPQQPKFAMDGYCPVTLVEQMKWQKGDPRWGAQHQGQIYLFSSQNEQQKFLANPNQYSPVMSGIDPVAYLGNGQVVPGDRRYGLTYRGTLYLFSSEQSLQTFWNDPQRYSSMVQQAMASQNMRR encoded by the coding sequence ATGTCGTTAATTATCCGTACCTCTGCTATCGCCCTGTTGCTGGCATTATTCCAGACGATGGTTCTTGCTGAAGATGCCGTTCGCTGGGCACCAGATCTGGATACTGCCAAGCGTGTAGCGGCTGCTAAGAATCAGCTGGTTCTGATTCATTTCTATGCCGATAACTGCCCACCTTGTCGTCGTCTGGAAGCGAATGTCTTTTCGCAAGCCAGCTTCGCCCAGTCAGTCGAGCAGAACTACATTCCGATCAAGATCAATGCGAGTGAGCAGCCTGCGATTGCCAAGGAATTTGGTGTCGACCGCTGGCCGCAAGACGTTGTGATCGCTCCGAGTGGTCAGGTTGTGTACCGCATGATCAGCCCTCAGGAACAAGAACGCTACACCGGTATCCTGGCTCAGGTTTCTGCCAAGCTGAATCCTAACGCTGCTCCAACTGCCGGCATGATTGCTCAGGCTGCCAATACCACCCCGGTCGCTCCTCAGGCACCTCAACAGGTCGCCCCGAGCCAACCGGCAGGTTCGCGTTACTCCAACTTCCCTGCCAATGCAGCTCCGGCTCAGGTTGCTCCATCGCAACCGACTCAACAGGTTGCCCCGCAGCAGCCAGCGACTTCGCGTTTTGCTTCGATGGGACCAAGCCCCGACCAGGTTATGCCAACTCAGGCACCAAATCAAAGCCGGTTCTCGTCCAACGCTCCAACCCAAAACGTTGCTCCTTCGCAGCCGCCAGCACAGCAGTTTGCCCAACAGCAGCCTGCTGCCGCCCCTTCGGCTCCGGCACCTTCCGCTCCGGCCCAACAGCCAGAACCGCAGCAGCCGAAGTTCGCCATGGACGGATACTGCCCGGTGACGCTGGTCGAGCAAATGAAGTGGCAGAAGGGTGATCCTCGCTGGGGTGCTCAGCACCAAGGCCAGATCTATCTCTTCTCGTCGCAGAACGAACAGCAGAAGTTTTTGGCTAACCCCAATCAGTACAGTCCTGTCATGTCGGGCATCGACCCGGTTGCTTACCTGGGCAACGGGCAGGTTGTGCCTGGGGATCGCCGCTATGGTTTGACCTACCGCGGCACGCTGTACTTGTTCAGCAGCGAACAGAGCCTGCAAACGTTCTGGAACGATCCACAGCGATATTCGTCGATGGTTCAGCAAGCCATGGCTTCGCAGAACATGCGTCGCTAG
- the rho gene encoding transcription termination factor Rho → MSNKRQARSKSGGGRRRGNSGGGGGGQSGPGPKGRGRSGGGRRRSSPPSSNVPRNNLENEEFEPGEPIPLEPGYGLLEMHPNGYGFLRSPANNYARERTDPFVPGTMIERYGLREGVMIRGMIQRFRRGQGPRLRDVFDVDGMLPDDYLNVKSFDELTPVNPSEHLKLEYDGGPLTNRVVDLLTPLGKGQRALIVAPPRTGKTMLLQNISRGISANHPSVKLVVLLIDERPEEVTEMQRSVKGEVIASSLDRDIESHVRLSQLVIERCKRLAESGQDVFLLLDSITRLARAFNKWVGDNRGNSAIMSGGINVKAMDIPKKLFATARSFEEGGSLTIVGTALVDTGSKMDEVIFQEFKGTGNMELVLDRKLADRRVWPAIDISQSGTRREELLLTEEALNAVVALRRTLTSMHHIDAMEQLTKQLGKYENNDQFISLIANSRDRYQ, encoded by the coding sequence ATGTCAAACAAACGGCAAGCCCGCTCGAAATCTGGTGGTGGGCGACGACGTGGTAACAGCGGTGGTGGTGGTGGCGGCCAGAGTGGCCCCGGCCCTAAGGGGCGCGGTCGTTCCGGTGGAGGTCGACGCCGCTCTTCTCCCCCTAGCTCTAATGTGCCACGCAACAATCTCGAAAATGAAGAATTTGAACCAGGGGAACCCATTCCACTGGAACCTGGCTACGGCCTTCTCGAGATGCACCCTAACGGCTACGGCTTCTTACGCAGCCCAGCCAACAACTACGCTCGCGAACGTACCGATCCATTCGTGCCCGGCACAATGATCGAACGATACGGTCTTCGCGAAGGGGTCATGATTCGCGGTATGATCCAACGCTTTCGTCGCGGACAAGGACCTCGCCTGCGAGATGTCTTCGACGTCGATGGCATGCTGCCAGATGATTACCTGAACGTCAAATCGTTCGACGAGTTGACGCCGGTCAATCCTTCCGAGCACCTGAAGCTGGAATACGACGGTGGCCCACTTACTAACCGTGTCGTCGATCTTTTAACGCCACTGGGCAAAGGCCAACGTGCTTTGATCGTGGCTCCGCCGCGTACCGGCAAGACCATGCTGTTGCAAAATATCAGCCGTGGTATTTCCGCTAACCACCCTAGCGTCAAGCTGGTGGTCCTTCTGATCGACGAACGTCCGGAAGAAGTGACCGAAATGCAGCGTAGCGTAAAGGGCGAAGTGATCGCGAGCAGCCTGGACCGCGACATCGAAAGCCACGTGCGTCTTTCGCAGCTGGTGATCGAACGTTGCAAGCGTCTGGCCGAATCAGGCCAGGACGTCTTCCTGCTGCTGGACTCGATTACTCGCCTGGCTCGTGCGTTCAACAAATGGGTCGGTGACAACCGAGGTAACAGCGCCATCATGTCGGGCGGTATCAACGTCAAGGCGATGGACATCCCTAAGAAGTTGTTCGCCACCGCTCGTTCCTTCGAAGAAGGGGGCTCACTCACCATCGTCGGTACGGCTCTGGTCGACACCGGCAGCAAGATGGACGAAGTGATCTTCCAAGAGTTCAAAGGGACCGGCAACATGGAACTGGTCCTCGATCGCAAGTTGGCCGATCGCCGCGTCTGGCCGGCAATCGACATTTCGCAGTCGGGCACTCGTCGCGAAGAACTGCTGCTTACCGAGGAAGCTCTCAACGCGGTGGTCGCCCTGCGACGCACGCTGACTTCGATGCATCACATCGATGCTATGGAACAGCTAACCAAGCAGTTGGGCAAGTACGAAAATAACGATCAGTTCATCAGCCTGATCGCCAACAGTCGCGATCGTTATCAATAA
- a CDS encoding prolipoprotein diacylglyceryl transferase — protein MTQLAYMVIMLVAIFVGFILLRLFQEKLELAWWEKAGIALGGFCGAMIGAKLPFAIYDWQGLIDGTTWFAHGKTIIAGLLGGYFGVELAKWILDIRTKTGDSFVVPVAVSIGIGRWACFVAGCCFGQACSLPWGVAFPSAPDGGQLIRHPTQIYESIFHLTCAVVFFVLWRKKMFPGQLFKIYLITYMTYRFFTEWLRPEPTFVLGLTAYQLAALAAIPLFAFLIWRDQKLLSATKTEPSIASGSE, from the coding sequence ATGACGCAATTGGCTTACATGGTGATCATGCTGGTGGCGATTTTCGTCGGCTTCATCTTGCTGCGGCTGTTTCAAGAGAAACTGGAACTTGCCTGGTGGGAGAAGGCCGGTATCGCGCTGGGTGGTTTTTGTGGAGCGATGATTGGTGCAAAACTTCCCTTTGCGATCTACGACTGGCAGGGGCTGATCGATGGGACGACCTGGTTTGCCCACGGGAAGACGATCATTGCTGGGCTGCTGGGGGGGTACTTTGGCGTGGAACTCGCCAAGTGGATTCTCGATATCCGCACGAAGACCGGTGATAGTTTCGTTGTGCCGGTGGCTGTCTCGATTGGAATTGGGCGATGGGCCTGCTTTGTGGCAGGATGTTGTTTTGGCCAGGCGTGCAGCTTGCCGTGGGGTGTCGCGTTTCCCAGTGCTCCGGATGGCGGCCAGCTAATTCGTCATCCGACGCAGATCTATGAGTCGATCTTTCACCTGACGTGCGCCGTGGTGTTCTTCGTGCTGTGGCGCAAGAAGATGTTTCCCGGGCAGTTGTTTAAGATCTACCTGATTACCTACATGACGTATCGCTTCTTTACCGAGTGGCTTCGTCCAGAACCGACGTTTGTGCTCGGACTGACCGCCTATCAGCTTGCGGCCTTGGCTGCGATTCCGCTGTTTGCGTTCTTAATCTGGCGAGATCAGAAACTGCTCAGCGCAACAAAAACGGAGCCCTCGATAGCGAGCGGCTCCGAATGA
- a CDS encoding radical SAM protein has product MAKFRDYTVLGITQSLCPECHAIVPAKIITRGNRVYFRKRCEVHGSRDDYVCSDVAWYDQAQFNVPGKIPREFGVEPNKGCPLDCGLCTEHEQHTCIGLLEITSSCNLSCPMCYASSGPGGKHLTLEQCRQTIDRYVEVEGHPEVLQISGGEPTIHPDFRAIVEYALSQPIDYVMINTNGIRLAHDRETLEFLAERRDRVEVYLQFDGFRDKTSLQLRGEALVETKLKAVERCGEAGLHVNLVSTLQPGVNDDELGELVRYCAKRPWITGLSLQPATYSGRHVLPEELENRITFPDVIRGIVDQTSGMYTEADFMPLPCAHPNCHQMSYACRRNGELIPLMRFIKAAEHLDLLSGGISFQRGAVKELLERYLVREACCPGGSCAPPPSSGQSSLPVLSSSSPLEELIGALNTSDPRHAEAAVDFFTRAMREELGAEDVFRIMITSFLDVYNFDVRRVMKCCVHHLLPSGHVVPFCAYNVLYREGHVELPPLKTAVESAR; this is encoded by the coding sequence ATGGCCAAGTTTCGTGACTACACCGTTCTCGGCATAACACAGAGCCTGTGTCCCGAATGCCACGCGATCGTCCCGGCGAAGATCATTACGCGCGGAAACCGTGTTTATTTTCGCAAACGCTGCGAGGTCCACGGCAGTCGTGACGACTACGTTTGCTCGGATGTTGCCTGGTACGATCAGGCTCAGTTCAATGTGCCGGGTAAGATTCCTCGCGAGTTCGGTGTCGAGCCGAACAAAGGGTGTCCATTGGATTGTGGGCTATGCACCGAACACGAACAGCACACGTGTATCGGCCTGCTGGAGATTACTTCCAGCTGCAATCTTTCGTGCCCGATGTGTTACGCGTCGAGCGGCCCAGGTGGAAAGCATTTGACGCTCGAGCAGTGCCGGCAAACGATCGATCGTTATGTCGAGGTCGAAGGGCACCCCGAGGTATTGCAGATATCGGGGGGAGAACCGACGATTCATCCCGACTTCCGCGCGATTGTCGAGTACGCCCTGTCTCAGCCGATCGACTATGTGATGATCAACACTAACGGAATACGGCTAGCGCACGATCGGGAGACGCTCGAATTCCTGGCCGAGCGGCGCGATCGAGTCGAGGTGTATTTGCAGTTCGATGGTTTTCGCGACAAGACATCATTGCAGCTCCGAGGGGAAGCCCTCGTCGAGACCAAGCTCAAAGCGGTGGAACGTTGTGGCGAGGCTGGGCTGCACGTGAATCTCGTTTCGACCTTGCAGCCAGGCGTGAATGATGATGAGCTGGGCGAACTGGTGCGATACTGCGCGAAGCGGCCTTGGATCACCGGGCTGAGCTTGCAGCCGGCAACCTATTCCGGGCGTCACGTGCTGCCGGAGGAACTCGAAAACCGGATCACGTTTCCGGATGTCATTCGTGGGATTGTCGATCAAACGTCGGGCATGTACACCGAGGCCGACTTCATGCCGCTGCCGTGTGCCCATCCCAATTGTCATCAGATGTCGTATGCTTGTCGCCGCAATGGGGAGCTGATTCCGCTGATGCGATTTATCAAAGCGGCCGAACACTTGGATCTGCTTTCCGGCGGGATCTCGTTTCAGCGAGGTGCCGTGAAAGAATTGCTGGAACGTTACCTGGTACGTGAAGCATGCTGCCCCGGCGGAAGCTGTGCTCCCCCGCCCTCCTCCGGCCAGTCGTCGCTGCCGGTGCTAAGTAGCAGTAGTCCACTTGAGGAACTGATTGGAGCGTTGAATACATCCGATCCGCGTCATGCCGAGGCGGCCGTCGACTTCTTTACCAGGGCCATGCGGGAAGAACTCGGTGCGGAGGATGTCTTTCGGATCATGATCACCTCTTTCTTAGATGTGTACAACTTCGACGTTCGACGCGTGATGAAATGCTGCGTGCATCACTTGTTGCCCAGTGGACACGTCGTGCCGTTTTGCGCGTACAACGTTCTGTATCGCGAAGGTCACGTGGAGCTGCCACCCTTGAAGACGGCCGTGGAAAGCGCACGATGA